Within Carassius carassius chromosome 8, fCarCar2.1, whole genome shotgun sequence, the genomic segment CTAGATCTTCCGCTCTCCTACCCTGTGGAGGAAGACAAAGGAGACGCCAAGTTCAACAAAACCAAGAAACAGCTGACCATCACTCTTCCTGTTCAGCCAGCGAGGAGCACAGAATTACAGCACACCAGATGTGATGAGATGAagagtgaggaggaggaggaagatcaGACCAGATGTGATGAGATGAAGAGTGAGGAGGAAGATCAGATCAGATGTGATGAGATGAAGAGTGAGGAGGAAGATCAGATCAGATGTGATGAGATGAAGAGTGAGGAGGAAGATCAGATCAGATGTGATGAGATGAAGAggagcgaagaggaggaagatcaGATCAGATGTGATGAGATGAAGAGGAGCGAAGAGGAGGATCAGACCAGATGTGATGAGATGAAGAggagcgaagaggaggaagatcaGATCAGATGTGATGAGATGAAgagtgaggaggaggaagatcAGATCAGATGTGATGAAATGAAGAGGAGCGAGGAGGATCAGATCCCTCGCACATCTAATGAGGAGGTTCTGGAGACAGAATTAAACTGCAGTATTCTCACTCCTTCAGCATGTGATACAGCCGGACTACAGCAAGAGCCTTTAGCATCTCAGTTAATCAATTTAAGGACAGAACCACAGACACCTGATCATTTACAGCTCATCTGCTCTGTGGAAACGGACAATGAAGATGGAACCcacatcaatcaatcaaacatCAATCGAGCGGTCGACTCACCAAATACAGTATGTgacttttatataaaacattcatGCATGTGCATTTAATATCAAGCCATCAAATTCATTAATCATCAGTTTGAATCTGTTTTTATCTAGTAATGCAGTGGATGTGATATAGTATAGATATTACTGATACTAATGTGTAATTGTTACTCTCTTTCCGCGGAAGTTTTCCAGTGAGTCTGAGATCCAAACCCATGTGACAGCAAACGCTGGAGATGAAGACGTCCATGAAGTGAGCGGCGCCctggacacagaaaacaccacgaGTGATGCTAATGCATTATTTCTTCACCAGCCGCTGGACACAGATAATACTGCACTAAACCAGCAACTGAATCACGAGGAGGATCGGAGCTCTTCTCAGGACGAGCCAGAGACGAGACGTTCCTCAGAAGACCACGAGAGCACAGCGGAGCGAATCGTGGAGGAACCAGCGTCTGCTGATGGAGTCATCTTGAGAGAGATCGAGCGCGACGGCAGAGACATCTTCATCTGCAGTCACAAGACCTCGGCCGCTCTGTGCTTCCAGAACTCTCTGTGGTCTGATTTGGACTAAATGCACACTTTTCTCTGAGCTTACTGATAGCGTGGTATCACATCATTGGGGTTCTATAGTCATGATAATTCACTTAGTTTTAGTTCACTCAAGTTGAATGTTTAAAtgtagagaaaaataaaaatctttgtttagCAATCTACTTATAAAAAGAGATTgaccttttggggggggggggattaaatAAAGGAAACTGAGAAAATACAGAAGCCTGTCGTGTGAAATCATGAAATAATTTCTGTCAGCTCAAACTTTTGTTTtaatgacttttatttatttcacaaaacatgTTGTGATGCTGTAGTTTAAAGCTGTTTACACAAAACGGTCCCTTGAACATTGAGCTAAAAGagaataaacacacaaacactgaaaacAGATCAGTGTACGGCCACACGAGAGCGTGATCCTCGCGTCGTCATCTCAGATCGCGCTGCACGCAGCCGTCCATGAACTCACAGTAACACATGAGCGAGCAGAAGTGCTTCTGCACTGGAGCCTCGGTGCCGCCCATGTTATCCACCAACACTACGGTGTGAGACACCAGGTGCAGGTTCATGCTGACGGCCGTCTGGATGAAGGAGTTCACACAGACCCGGCCGCAGTCGCACGCTTTAGAGAAGTCCAGCTGGTGACACAGGTGCAGCGGCACGACGTGAGGACCGTGTGGGATTCTGACAGAGAAGACAAGAACAGGTTAGAAACGTGCGTGACATCAGCAGACTGGCGTCTGTGGAAGCAGCGAGCCTCACCTGAGCTCCAGCACGGCACGGGACGCCAGCTCCTGCAGCGTCAGCGGGAACGTGAGGTGCATCGTGTGCTCCAGAGCGTTGGCTTGAGAGAACGGGTTTCCAAACAGGTCCAGGTTCTCCAGACACAGCTTTCTGAAGCTGGAAGGAAGTACGGTGAGCTGGTTGTGAGCAGCGGACAGGAAGCGCAGCTTGGAGAGCCGGCCGATGTGGAAAGGCAGCCGCGAGAGTTTGTTATCGTCCAGTTTGAGGTTGACCAGCTGCTGCAGCTGACAGAAGCGAGCGGGCAGGACCTGCAGCTGGTTCTGACTCAGGTCCAGATGCTGGAGCGATGTCTGCAGGGTCGAGGAGCACAGGCCGTCGCTGAAGCTCTCCAGGTGGTTGTTGTGGAGAATCAGCTCTGCGAGGCAGCTCAGGTCACCGATGGTGGAGGGCAGCTTCTTGATGTGGTTGTTGCTGAGGTCCAGCCGGCGCAGGGCTCTGAGGGTCAGCATGCGCAGGTCCACACGGGTCAGTCTGCAGTACGACACCTGCAGCTGCTCCAGAGACCACGGGAAGCTGGACGTGAGCGGATAGTCCTTCTTCGACAGAATGCTGAGCTTCTTCTTGGGTTTCTCCACATCACGGGCGCGGGCCGGGCCGAGGGCCGACAGAGGGAGCGAGTCCGTGTCACTTCCTCTGTGAGCCAGCCGAGCGGCAGAGAGGAAGCTCTTCAGGCTGCTGATGTcggcctgaaacacacacacacacacacacacacacacacacacacaaatcaagcACTAGCCTTCATGGAAAACATTCATATCTTCAGCTTTTTAATAGCATCAGTACTCTATTTATGTAAAACCAGGTCTGTGTAGGAACTAGAGCAAGGCAGCAGATATTCCCTCGACATCAGAGAACACGGTCAGGCTATTGCCAATCACAGAGTTAAAAACTCGATCCTGACACATTATGATCACCTAAAGCTAAAGCTAAAAATGGAATAAATGGCTCAAGTAAAGCAGGAATCAGCACAGTGACAAAAAAAGCAGATATCAATCCAGATTATAACTGTATTATATTTGCAGCTGAAGACTGGTAGAGATGCTCACTCTAGCAATGAAAGAAATATTACAAAGTAGTTGACTCAAAGACAATTAGAGAATACAAAGTACCAATCAGTATCCTTATCTTTTATCAGCTGCCACGGTGCCTAATATCAGTCTGCTGGCTTCAAAACTACAAAAAACACTGTAATAACTGCACTTTGGATGGAATGTATGATGCAGAAGCATTTATTTAAA encodes:
- the lrr1 gene encoding leucine-rich repeat protein 1 encodes the protein MRLQCDVEVVNRALPSLGLRRNGRSRRAVLSIGKHLDRSPSSSGLFLLICTARDRSGARYKLKDNIEKFFTWFVEEGKATVRLKEPAIDICLSKADISSLKSFLSAARLAHRGSDTDSLPLSALGPARARDVEKPKKKLSILSKKDYPLTSSFPWSLEQLQVSYCRLTRVDLRMLTLRALRRLDLSNNHIKKLPSTIGDLSCLAELILHNNHLESFSDGLCSSTLQTSLQHLDLSQNQLQVLPARFCQLQQLVNLKLDDNKLSRLPFHIGRLSKLRFLSAAHNQLTVLPSSFRKLCLENLDLFGNPFSQANALEHTMHLTFPLTLQELASRAVLELRIPHGPHVVPLHLCHQLDFSKACDCGRVCVNSFIQTAVSMNLHLVSHTVVLVDNMGGTEAPVQKHFCSLMCYCEFMDGCVQRDLR